The nucleotide sequence ACTAGATTTGTCTCTCAACCTGACAGCGCAGAAAAGTCAAGAGGCCCAAATTTACAGTTCCTACTAAAGCAAACCTGAGCGAAATGATTTTTGCAGCCCAAAAAAATGCAATCTTACAAGGCAGTGAAGGTTTTACTCCCAGAGGCTTTACACTTGAGAAGGCAAGAGTTTGGTACCCAAACCTAAATTACAAATAGTTAACTGACATTGATGAAGTTTTTGAGGGTCTCAATAAAgcgaaatatataaaaataaagacagaaaggGAGGGAAATAAATACAAGTTAAAACACAGCCAGAATAAAGAAGTTTATAGGAGAGGTTAAACAACATACTGTAGGTGGAGGATTTGTGGGTTTGTTTTACTTCCCTTTGGGGTCCAAAAACAAGTCCACTTTCCATCTTTGTGCCCCTTTAACCGTCAAGCATGAAAAGCAACATTTCTGATCTGCATACATGCAGAACTTTAAGGCACAAACCTTACAACAAGGAGTTACATCAGGAACAAGAAAGACTAGCTGGAGCAGAGGATGGATGATTCTGTAGCCACACAGTAGAAAAACCATCGAAGACCTTGATAGACAAAATACCTCAATGTGCTTAAGAAGAATTAGTTTTCCTATTGATCACAGCAGAAAACGTcaagatctttgctttttaacccttgtgctatcttagatgaccccaccctcacattgacgtgttctccctaccatgacaaaggtggattgaggtggaaagatttcatgtaatccatggacaccagtgaagatcacaaatcattgaagaaaaaaggttcagagcactgtctagtgggtctagatgacccaactcccaatgttaaagtgcctagaatagcacaagggatattgGGGATGTTGGAATCACAGAATCACAAAAAGTTCatccatttatttcatttcaattagctttaaagtttaaagcttaaaactgtTATTCCTTGTTTTTATCCAGATTGCTGTTTGCAATGTATTTACCTTTGCCTGCTGTTTGACCTTTAAACTACCcaaccaagacaaaaaaaaaagaaaaaagtttttctgctaTTATTACCTTGGGGGAGTAAAACACACAAtctattttttcaataaactgtTTCCTGGTTGTGTTGGCAGTGACAGGGTTAAGACATTTTTCATGGCAAAGACAATTATGGAATCTAATGATTTATTGTaccatttattaaaatatttattcagtacccaatttaacaaaaaaattacaaatatttttggaagttaagagcaaaataaaaacaaatttatgttttcacctgtttttatttatactaATTGCTGTGATAGAAAATATGAAtaggttaaataaatgtatcgcttttaaaatatttcaggtGGAAAGAATTGTAAATCACGAGATTTtgcatacaattttttttacaattctgtAAAGAATTGCATATTAGATTTATAAAGAAGTAGAGTGAGTAACTAAAATAAGTAATTAGGTTTCAATTAAGATTCTtactgaaaatggatggatggatggatggatgaaatacTGTACCTTCAGCTTATTGACATTAATTAAGCTGAGCAGAAAACTGCTATCAGTTTTGTTctatttaaatttagaaatgatttcagtttttcctgattttttttccaaagtgctTTGATCTTAAATTAATGTTCACTAATATAAGGAACCAGCTCCTGGACCTCCAGGAGAAGCTGGTCACCTGACATCAGGCGCTGGGCCTGATGTCAGCAGTTCAGCAATGCACTTAGAAGCAAATGAATAATCTTTACATGGACTCTAAAATGAAGAGGCAGCAGTGCAATGGAGCCATGGTTGGTGGGATTTGGTCCCTTTATCCTCAAGCACAGGAAGTACAAGGCAGATAACCagctaatactttttttttacatctaccTTATAAACAGtaactaaaaacataaaaatgggaGGATGCAAGGTGTGACTTTTTCCCGTCTTCATCcgtggagggagttgaaagtctgtttcccagaacatcacagctcttgagaagatctgcaacCTAGAACGAACCAGAATAGCAGCTACAGTGCAAACCTGGTGAAGATCTACCcgaaacctttgacctctgtcatgggtaacccttgtgctatcgtaggcactttaacattgggagttgggtcatctagacccactagacagtgctctgaacctttttcttcaatgatttgtgatcttcactggtgtccatggattacatgaaatctttccacctttatccacctttgtcatggtaggaagaacacgtcaatgtaagggtggggtcatctaagatagcacaagggttaacaaggAAGACAACTGTTAGTCAATGTTTGGACACGGTTCTGCAGGCTCTCATAAAGGCTGCATTTTCCTGAGccactgtattttttaaaattattttctaaaaacattatcatcctaatttaaagaccactggaaacgcttttaaaatagatcaaaagatgattggagtgggacatgGTAGAAAATTAGCTCCACTAAAACTACTGAAGGGGTTCAATTTGgacaaatgaatgaattcatACATGTGCAGTAATGAATCTGCTTTATACTTCATACTCACTTCTCTCATATCAAACACCATTTTACAACAGTCATGCTGCCCTTTATTTATAAGCATCAAAAAGCCCacaagtaaaaaatacaaaaccataaaatacaaaatctttAAACTTAAAATCTTTAAGAGAGGAGAAGTGTGGATGACAAGAATTGGTTTGTTGGTGATGGagtcgtcggggggggggggctaggctGTAAATTCCAGACATCCAtgaaaattatgtaaataaGTATAAACCAGAAGAGTGAATTAAAGAGGAGTGAGTGGGAATGGATCCAGAGTGACGGCGGATCTCGGGCCGCCTCACAGGCCCATCACAGAGGGAAACACAGCAGCGCCTGCAGGCAGAAGAACACCTCTGTTCAGCATCatttcttaaatatttaaaaaaccgGGTCAAATGCTGCTCCCccagaaaacaaacatgaaaaagtcCATCACATTAAATATGTATGCAGGTAATCAGCTCATTTCTGCAACCTAAATGCTGATGATTCTTGTGTCAGACATGAAATGAAACAGCTGAGGAGCCTCATTTATTGTACCTGAACAGGTTCAATCTCACGTGTCAAATTCCACGCCAAGAAGCTTTCCTAAGACTCATCTGTAAATCAAAAAGGTTTGGTCCTTTCTGCAATCAGACTGCTTTTTTCTAAGCAGCTGCTACTAAATCTTGGGAGGCTTTTTGACATCATGTTTATTCGGATGGTGACTTTTCTCTGGGAACAGCATAGTGCCCAGATGAACACCTGTATGCATCACATCACGCTTTGTAGTACCTTGACCGTCTCCCGCGTCCGATTCTGGTACTTTCCAGTCAAGCTGTCTGCCTTTTTCATACAGTCCCTTCAGGACCTTTCTCATTTCATCTTTCCCGGCTCCATGGCTCAGTTCCAGGTACTTCTTGTAAAGCTGCAGAGCAGTGCGAGCGTCCTCTATGCTGTCATGGGTTTCTCCCTGGATGTTGAGATCTGCAGACATCCCAAAGTCAACAAGAAATGACTCGTTTTCAGAATTCCCATGGCATCGTTCCAACTCCTGCGCAGTGCCAGTGTTTGGCGAACAGGGAaataaaagcagctaaaatcaaGAGCTGTGCTGACGGTAAAGCGACatttacaaaatacaaattattGATGTTGATGCGGAATATTCGGACTTCCTGCAGTTTGAAGTGGCTGGATCTGTCCTTCCGGGATATTTCCTCAAACTCAGAGAAAAGAGGTTTATTGCTGCCTTTGTACTGTTTTTCTTCAGGAAATGTCAGATCATCCTTCACTTCATGATCCTGCTTTAATATATTATTGTTATTGATGTGGAATAAAAGGAAGCCAGATATTCTGAAAAGGtagattaaatgaaaaatgttcccCCCACGATAATTGTCTTGCACCCTTTTTCCTCAACACTAGGATGGATTTAAGAACTATGAAGGAAATAATGctaaatagtttttgtttccaGAATGCAATCAACCATCTGTAATAactgattttgagaaaaagcAATGATAAGCTTAAACATTAGATTAAAGGCTTTATCAAAAGTTCATTATTGTTGTTTACTGAAAGGAATAACCTTCCATTAAAGAATTTTTCAGAATCTATTTTGAATGCAGATCAAATTCACTGTTTAGCTGCTGTTTGATGCTAAAGGTGAGTAAAGACAGAACTCTTTAGGTTTTTGTTTATCCACTTCACACTTCTGTTTCAAAGACTGACAAACTTAATCAAACTCTGCTTCACCTTTTGAGGTATCGGTGCTATACCAGAGGTTAAATATTTGTTGAGGGAGGACAGATTCCATGTACATTCATGCAGCTCAGGTCATAAATCAATCCTTTTCTGCAGCAAATCCTGCCTGCAAAGAACTGAACTACCAAAAGACGTCAACACTGACGACAGAAACAGACTGGCAAGCTTTTAGACCGAGCTGATCACTCCCTCTGTTGTTTAATGTTTGTCTGTTTGATTTTTTCGTTCTTAACCTGATATaaccatttgttttttatttgacacaggCATTTCTGAGACTTCCATCCCATTAGCGTGAtccaaactttctttaaaaacccactgtATAGAAcctggtccatgttttctgacCTGTAGTTCACCATTATTCcgctaggggcagtagaagggcttttaaATGACTTAAAATGACTACATGCTgtattgatatttttattgtatttttatgatATATAGATAATATTATTATTCGTGggtgatttggtaagttttttcTCACAActatgttagtttaagatgcaaaaatattaacatgagtgtgctgggaaaaaaaaatcattatttacCCACCGACTCAGATTTGATTCACACGTTTTAACGTGGTGTAaccgttttataaaaaatgaattatcaacattttttgcattctgtcaatacagcaagtagtcatttaaaatgaataataatagaTGAGTTGTTCTCACCATAAAATTTAGAAAGTTTTTTCGGCAAAAGTGGAAACACTACTGCCCCTTGTGGATTGGTGGTGAACTACAGGTCAAAAAACATGGACCAGGTTCTATACAGTgggtttgtaacccttgtgctatcctaggcactttaacatttggagttgggtcatctagacccactagacagtgcgttaaaacttttttcttcaatgatttgtgatcttcactggtgtccatggattacatgaaatccttccacctttatccacctttgtcatggttgtgagaacatgtcaatgtaagggtggggtcatctaagatagcacaaaggttaaagaaagtttggatcatgctaatgagatacaATTTAAAACGATTTTGCAAAGTTGTTTCATCAAAGcgtttaaaaacatcatttaaaaaccaaGACTCTCTGATGTAGAGGGCTTTACAGGGTTGAACACATTTTCTGAACTAAGACAAAGAACGATTCTCTTGCTACCATTACTGTGTGATTGAGGATCTTTGAAATTTACCCAGAAAATACCAAGCCAGGAATCTCAGAGAAATCATCCTCTTGCGGGGCAGATGAAACAAGTAGACGGTGTCGACAACTTGGTCTTTTGGAACCTGTCCAACATCAGGTAAACAGCATATAATGACTTTACCTCTGCAGAACCTTCAGCTGAACAGAATCTGAATAAGGTTCAACTCACCAATAAATTAATGACCCGAAAGTCTTTCTGTAAGCCATGGCCGACGAAGCGAACCCCTGTGTCGATGAGGAAGCGCAGCTTCAGGTAGGTGGACTTCAGTGTGGTCAGATGCTTTGAGGAGATTTTAGCATCCAGGTCTCCTGGTTTGATGCCAGAATACTGTGTTAAGTAGTCAACAACCTGGAAGAGCAAACATCAGCGTTAGCTGTACAAGGGATCATGTATCGGCAAACACTCCCTCCCTTCATCTGCCAAGCTTTACTCCAATGAATGCTCATTTTCTGCATTGCAGTTTATCCTGCTAcgtttgtgtttatatttttattctgcTCTATGAGCACGAAGGCAACAGTAACAAAGCAAACACatgacagacacacaaacacacacaactgtGGACTGAATATCAGGACTGAATACCAATTAGGTAAAATTATCAATAAATACTTTGTGAATTTGACGTCTTTCCTGTAAGCCGTTTATACTTTTCCTCTATCTGACCTGCTCTTGAGTGGAAATGTAGTCATCAATGAAGGGAATTCCCTCGTTGGCCCCCTGGCCCCTCACACATGTGATCCTGGCCACAGACATCTGACTGGGTTTAATGGTGGACTTGGTGCCGTCGCTGCGCAGCTCTGCCTCCTCCTGCGGACGCACAGTCAGCGCATTTCAACTCAGAAACTTACCACCTAAAGGTTAGGCTCGGTGTCATCTGACCAGATTAGATTATGTGTTGTTTTAccagagagcagagcagagataaGAAAAATCTAAGATAAAAATGGAAgtcaaaaaaacatctttacataaaaataaaaaaaacacaagtatttAATACAAAGAGGTCTAATGTCGTGAACAATGACGTCACTGTGTATTATAATTTTGTCTTCTATTGATCtagaaacaatattttaacttttctttttaaccataATCACACTGAGGATACATAGTATTGTGTTTGCAGGTACTGAGGTTTGACTGGCTCTAAAAACAGTTTAGTCCTGAAGTTTCTTCATTCAATGTGACAATGAGAGGCTTTGTTCACTCATTTACATTCAAGGGGATGAAGAGAGCCAGGTTCTGCAGCTCTCTGCCCTTTTTACTgccattacaatgtttttttcattcagccTATCACAGTTAATAGGTGCAAAATGGAGACTTTATTCTTTGCACTAaaattctttacatttttgtattaTAATTAGCAAATAACAGATAGTGATTTTTTTGTTACCCTGACCATCTTTTGACCTATGGTAAAAGCATACCTactgatcttttaattatgatgttttttttaagccaaaacaaaaaaaaacctgtgacattttcaaggacagtttctgcagagcagcagcagttcattagaaattcaactctgagCTGTGGGCGAGACCTCCacatcccgtcatccatctgtttacgagctctcctgctagcttacagccctcacgaccccaacctaacaaaacCTGTCAGCAGCAGCCGTACagctttgatccagattccagctcagacgaggaaaacaaagacgtacgtgaatctatctgtctgcaagtggatgcttcagaatggagcagagcaggaacctGCTGttgtagtttctacatcactgctacagtCTTTTTCCAACATCATTTATTGTCTGcttttgattcacaatgatttgaataaatagaGAATTAGCAATGCACATTTGAGCTTAtttttctgtaacccttgtgctatcctaggcactttaacattgggagttgggtcatctagacccactagacagtgctctgaaccttttttcttcaatgttttgtgatcttcactggtgtccatggattacatgaaatctttccacctttatccacctttgtcatggtagggagaacacgagaattacaaataaaatgtattattagtaCTAACTgagtttttaaacttgtttattGTTTCTTGTTTCTCAAGTgaagtttacaaaaccaaacaatttttatttttcagctgCCCCAGCTCTTGCAAGATAATTGTAGCTGTCAGATCGCTGCGAGTTAATTTGTTAGACACGGAGTAAAAGGCACATCAGATTGAGTAAAAGTAGAAGACGGACCTGATTAAGAGTTACAAACTCTGCGTCCAGCCCCACCAGGTCACCCGCCTGGGGCATCTCACTGACCATAAGAGGGATGAAGGTGGCGTGACTCTTCCTCTGCTTCCGAGCCAGAGAGGCCTCGGTCAGCAGCACGCTGGCATCTATAGGATTTTTAACTGCACAAAACGAAAGAAAGCATGGAGGCCTGAAACACCTGAATGTAGCAGAGGAACTTAAGGAAACAGTGCATTTGAGACCCTCAACTCACTGCGGAGGTCGTATTTGGTGTGATAGTTCCTCTTGGCGTAATACAGGATGGCAGGGACCTTCCAGCTCACATCAAACTGTGCAACTTCAGTCTTcaccaaagaaacaaaaaaaaacaacattttttttcagcaaatgcATTACAAAACTTAGAAAAAAGGGCAGATATTTACCTTGTCAATGGGCTCAATTAAGAAATCGTTGAAGAGGTACCACTGCTGATGTGTGACTCCCTGAAACACATTTATTGTTCTGGAACTCAAAATCATTGAACAGAATAACATTTAGGATTCTGGTTTCTAACTCAAAACCCACCTCTTTTCTTTGATGGTAAGTCTCACCAACTTTGATATGCGCAACCAGGTTTCCTCCTGTACGTCCATCCTGAATGTGAGGCACTGTGACCACCAGGTCATACAGAGAGGcgccctcctcctcttcagtaGCACTtaactaaacagaaaaagtgtcaAAAGCTCTTTAAAGGGACGTCAAACTCAGGATGAAGCTCTCCTTACCTCGTCTCCCTCAGAACAGCTGCTGATCTCCAGACCCTGACTCTTGCTAATGGACATCTTTAGCGTTAGGGGGATCCAAACATGCCGCAGATCCTCTGCCCGGGTGTCAATCGTCAAGCCCTCCATGCTGCATAATTCCTCCCCACTACACCAAAATGACAGACAATTACATCTGATCTACaaagctgataaaaaaaagacataaattgAAAAGAGATCTTACTCCAAACACCACTCGCTGGGCATGGGTGGAGGAGCTTCATCAAGTTTTGAAGTATCCTTTGCCTCTTTCTGCATGGCCTTATTGAATGCATACTATCAAAGTAACCAACATTTCAAATTGTTTCGATTATTCATGAGTCCAATCAGCAATAAAGATAACAAAAGATTATGTGACGGAGTGAAAAATCCTTACCTCTGCCTGAACCTTCCAAAATTCAGCTTCTTTAGCGCTGTTCACCTCACAATTGATGACCAGAACGTCTGGCAAACATCTGATGTTGCGTGTTTGCACCTAAAGAGAGACACATGCTCATTGTCATCACACTACACTTGTGTTTCAGCTCCCTCTATGTGTGAGTACAAGCTGTCACTCACCGTAGGCTGATACTTCTCACAGTTCTCACACCACGCCTGAGTGCTCTGCTCCAGACAGATGCTCTTCTTCAGGATTTCAGCAAAGTCATGCTCCTTTATCACTTTTTCTGTAGAGTCAAAGGGAAGGGAAGTTGAGGAATTGTCATGTTCTGTTGGCGAACAATGGGAGGATTCACACCTATGAATTTGAAAAAAGCACCTTGAACTCACCCTGAGAGTTCTGTTCAGGGTAGTGCATGGTAAAGAGCAGCGTGAGGGATGAGCGGACCGTTTCCTTTGCACAGCGGCACAAACTGCTGTTCTCCACCTCACAGCCGAACAGCTTTCCAATGACGGATTCCACGGAGGAGCCCAAAGAGCTGCAGAAATAAATACAGCGTTTATTCTTGATCCCAGAACGCCGACGGCTCCGGTGTGTTTCTGGAGTCTGCTCAGACCTGCTGCTAGCTCCCCGGTAGGCCTGTGGACCCTCCTGCTCCTGCGTCTCCTGGTGGAGCTGGGTGAGTATGAAGCGATTCCAGCTCTGGATGAGGCGACCCAGTTTGGCTTTGCCCGTTTGCTCATCGGAGTCCGAGAGGATCAGACCCAGAGCTGAGGCTTCAGGGATGGTGCGAAACGCTCGGAGAAAGTTACTAGCCTGagcaaagaattaaaaaactGACATGACAAAGCGACTGAAGTGTTTAAAGGTGATTAtagcaaaactaaaataaataattacctGACAAGGGTTTCCTCGAGACAAATCTAACATATGGAAGAGAAAGCCAAGCTCACAGGCCAAACAAAACTCCTTTTGGCATAAATGATTCTGCACTAGACACCGGATTGGCTCCAGAAAATATAACACCTAAagaggccaaaaaaaaaggggttaatCAACTGGcttctcaaatcaaatcaggCTTGAAAATCGCTGTACCTGAATCATGCAGTTACAGTATGCATTGGGAATGTGAGGCTCAAGGCCAGCAAATAAGGTTTTGTTGTAATGTTTGAAATCAAAGTCCTCCAGTCCAAGTTTGGAATATTTAATTGTGACCTAAGAAACAACAGACATCCCCGTTAGACAgacccaaaaaaatcaaacatgacgtgacaaaacagtcatttttttgtaaaaggaaACAGCAAGCACAACCT is from Oryzias latipes chromosome 7, ASM223467v1 and encodes:
- the pan2 gene encoding PAN2-PAN3 deadenylation complex catalytic subunit PAN2; translation: MNFEGLDAGMGEFPPNLHGTLDAGLEPSMDPHLNPSLLQGVELEAEGLTMTVPEPVHMMEGIFSELHSVVSEVGIPVTATHFDNQEEMLWMGNHRGHVTSFFGPTMGRYSSFQVHAADDIRHIQSLETGVLFLSKSNLKCYTRGGLFMFDYPMEEGADMHSLLMTGNNTLLMGGLQNYVAEVDLNTVQETQKFTVDIPGVAIMRQSNRFFFCGHTSGKVTLRDLRTFKMEHEFDAFSGSLSDFDVHGNLLAACGFSSRGLNGLSCDRFLMVYDLRMMRAVTPLQVHVDPLFLRFIPTYTSRLVIISQTGQCQFCEPTGLANVADIFHVNTVGQLLMSFDVSSSKQALGFGDSGGCVHLWTDVPEVSFNDYSRETEFALPCLVDTLPQLDWNHDLLPLSLIPLPLTSTEPLLSDWPTSLAAPRPRRAPPVDPEILRTMKTVGFIGYAANPRTRLRNQVPYKIKDAELDYDNYKQVPESPIGRDEEPHLCMVLKKYRKVTIKYSKLGLEDFDFKHYNKTLFAGLEPHIPNAYCNCMIQVLYFLEPIRCLVQNHLCQKEFCLACELGFLFHMLDLSRGNPCQASNFLRAFRTIPEASALGLILSDSDEQTGKAKLGRLIQSWNRFILTQLHQETQEQEGPQAYRGASSSSLGSSVESVIGKLFGCEVENSSLCRCAKETVRSSLTLLFTMHYPEQNSQEKVIKEHDFAEILKKSICLEQSTQAWCENCEKYQPTVQTRNIRCLPDVLVINCEVNSAKEAEFWKVQAEYAFNKAMQKEAKDTSKLDEAPPPMPSEWCLDGEELCSMEGLTIDTRAEDLRHVWIPLTLKMSISKSQGLEISSCSEGDELSATEEEEGASLYDLVVTVPHIQDGRTGGNLVAHIKVGETYHQRKEGVTHQQWYLFNDFLIEPIDKTEVAQFDVSWKVPAILYYAKRNYHTKYDLRIKNPIDASVLLTEASLARKQRKSHATFIPLMVSEMPQAGDLVGLDAEFVTLNQEEAELRSDGTKSTIKPSQMSVARITCVRGQGANEGIPFIDDYISTQEQVVDYLTQYSGIKPGDLDAKISSKHLTTLKSTYLKLRFLIDTGVRFVGHGLQKDFRVINLLVPKDQVVDTVYLFHLPRKRMISLRFLAWYFLDLNIQGETHDSIEDARTALQLYKKYLELSHGAGKDEMRKVLKGLYEKGRQLDWKVPESDAGDGQGAAVFPSVMGL